One Brachybacterium aquaticum genomic region harbors:
- a CDS encoding ABC transporter ATP-binding protein codes for MATIEIQNLVKKYDDGFPAVNDVSLDIADGEFVILVGPSGCGKSTLLRMIVGLEDITDGELRIDGRRVNEIAPRDRNLAMVFQNYALYPHLTVYDNIAFPMRLSKNNVSEDEIDKRVRHASSMLGLDDHLERKPGNLSGGQRQRVAMGRAIVRNADAFLFDEPLSNLDAKLRGQMRTQIAQLQRRLGITSVYVTHDQTEAMTLGDRVAVLKKGRLQQVASPRELYEQPANLFVAGFIGSPSMNFLPAREADGRLRTPIGDLSAPDRVIEAARGKDLVLIGVRPEHFEDLEFVDEALLEHGTELTATPTHTEWLGNEQYGYIDYEKDPKVAEVLDELAKDLDQDEIPPQVVVTLSSASRIRGGNEAKLWVDTRKLHVFDVSTGENLTRDEEKGAELTRRAAEDRQREIENAAAADG; via the coding sequence ATGGCCACCATCGAGATCCAGAACCTGGTCAAGAAGTACGACGACGGCTTCCCCGCCGTGAACGACGTCAGCCTCGACATCGCCGACGGCGAGTTCGTGATCCTCGTCGGCCCCTCGGGCTGCGGGAAGTCGACGCTGCTGCGGATGATCGTCGGCCTCGAGGACATCACCGACGGCGAGTTGCGGATCGACGGCAGGCGCGTCAACGAGATCGCGCCCCGCGACCGCAACCTCGCCATGGTGTTCCAGAACTACGCGCTCTACCCGCACCTGACGGTGTACGACAACATCGCCTTCCCGATGCGGCTGAGCAAGAACAACGTCTCCGAGGACGAGATCGACAAGCGCGTGCGCCACGCCTCGTCGATGCTCGGGCTCGACGACCACCTGGAGCGCAAGCCCGGCAACCTCTCCGGCGGTCAGCGCCAGCGCGTGGCGATGGGCCGGGCGATCGTCCGCAACGCCGACGCCTTCCTCTTCGACGAGCCGCTGTCGAACCTCGACGCCAAGCTGCGCGGCCAGATGCGCACCCAGATCGCGCAGCTGCAGCGCCGCCTCGGCATCACCAGCGTCTACGTCACCCACGACCAGACCGAGGCGATGACCCTCGGCGACCGGGTCGCGGTGCTGAAGAAGGGCCGCCTGCAGCAGGTCGCCTCCCCGCGAGAGCTCTACGAGCAGCCCGCGAACCTGTTCGTCGCCGGCTTCATCGGCTCGCCCTCGATGAACTTCCTGCCCGCGCGGGAGGCCGACGGACGCCTGCGCACCCCCATCGGGGACCTCTCCGCGCCGGACCGCGTCATCGAGGCCGCCCGCGGCAAGGACCTCGTGCTGATCGGCGTGCGGCCCGAGCACTTCGAGGACCTCGAGTTCGTGGACGAGGCGCTGCTCGAGCACGGCACCGAACTCACCGCCACCCCCACCCACACCGAGTGGCTCGGCAACGAGCAGTACGGCTACATCGACTACGAGAAGGACCCCAAGGTCGCCGAGGTCCTCGACGAGCTCGCGAAGGACCTCGACCAGGACGAGATCCCACCTCAGGTCGTCGTCACCCTCAGCTCCGCCAGCCGCATCCGCGGCGGCAACGAGGCGAAGCTCTGGGTCGACACCCGCAAGCTGCACGTCTTCGACGTCTCGACCGGTGAGAACCTCACCCGCGACGAGGAGAAGGGCGCGGAGCTCACCCGCCGCGCCGCCGAGGACCGTCAGCGCGAGATCGAGAACGCTGCCGCCGCGGACGGCTGA
- a CDS encoding carbohydrate ABC transporter permease — protein MTTKQKVGWIAITVVVLVYTLGPLVSILMTSFKATGDLTTGRFLPTSFVLDNYTQIFAGSARDLFLPALRNSIGITLIATAIAVVLATLCAYAIARLDFPGKRLVLFSALGVSMFPVISIVTPLFNLWRTIGLYDTWAGLIIPYLSLTLPISIYTLAAYFQQIPWDLERAAQVDGATSFEAFRKVIVPLALPGVFTTAIIAFFIAWNDFVYGISLTSTSAARPVPAALAFFTGASQFEEPTGAISAAAIIVTIPIIIIVVLFQRQIVSGLTQGAVKG, from the coding sequence ATGACCACCAAGCAGAAGGTCGGCTGGATCGCGATCACCGTCGTGGTGCTGGTGTACACGCTGGGGCCGCTGGTCTCCATCCTGATGACCTCGTTCAAGGCCACCGGCGACCTCACCACCGGACGCTTCCTGCCCACGAGCTTCGTGCTGGACAACTACACGCAGATCTTCGCCGGCTCCGCGCGGGACCTGTTCCTGCCGGCGCTGCGCAACTCGATCGGCATCACCCTGATCGCCACCGCCATCGCGGTGGTGCTGGCGACCCTGTGCGCCTACGCCATCGCCCGCCTGGACTTCCCGGGTAAGCGCCTGGTGCTCTTCAGCGCGCTCGGCGTGTCGATGTTCCCGGTGATCTCGATCGTCACGCCGCTGTTCAACCTGTGGCGCACCATCGGCCTGTACGACACCTGGGCCGGCCTGATCATCCCGTACCTCTCACTGACCCTGCCGATCTCGATCTACACCCTCGCCGCGTACTTCCAGCAGATCCCCTGGGATCTCGAGCGCGCGGCCCAGGTCGACGGCGCAACCAGCTTCGAGGCCTTCCGGAAGGTCATCGTCCCGCTCGCGCTGCCCGGCGTGTTCACGACCGCGATCATCGCGTTCTTCATCGCCTGGAACGACTTCGTCTACGGCATCTCGCTGACGTCGACGTCCGCCGCGCGGCCGGTCCCGGCGGCGCTGGCCTTCTTCACCGGCGCCTCGCAGTTCGAGGAGCCCACCGGCGCGATCTCGGCCGCCGCGATCATCGTCACCATCCCCATCATCATCATCGTCGTGCTCTTCCAGCGCCAGATCGTCTCCGGTCTGACGCAGGGCGCGGTCAAGGGCTGA
- a CDS encoding carbohydrate ABC transporter permease: MSETAAAPTRAADPPVEERRKPKKAPLSDRARAERRLGIMLAAPAFVVMVAVTVYPIVQAFFDSLFSYRLTAPDEREFVGLANYGVLFTDPVFWKDLGVTVLITLVTVAVELVLGFVLALVMHNAITKLRGLLRTAILVPYGTITVVSAFAWFFAFDINTGFVNSWLPFVEDSFNWFGSAAPALTVIMLSEIWKTTPFISLLLLSGLAQVPGELTEAARVDGGTRWEIMRRVVLPNMKAAIMVAVLFRALDAFRIFDNVFIMTNGAYGTEVLSLLAYRTSIGRLEIGMGSAISVVLFLCVIGIAIVAIKGFKVDLTSGEGR, translated from the coding sequence GTGAGCGAGACCGCAGCCGCACCGACGAGAGCGGCGGACCCGCCGGTCGAGGAGCGTCGGAAGCCGAAGAAGGCGCCGCTCAGCGACCGCGCCCGGGCGGAGCGCCGCCTCGGGATCATGCTGGCCGCCCCGGCCTTCGTGGTGATGGTCGCCGTGACCGTCTACCCGATCGTCCAGGCGTTCTTCGACTCCCTGTTCTCCTACCGCCTCACCGCCCCCGACGAGCGCGAGTTCGTGGGCCTGGCCAACTACGGCGTGCTCTTCACCGACCCGGTGTTCTGGAAGGACCTGGGCGTCACGGTGCTGATCACCCTGGTCACCGTCGCGGTCGAGCTCGTGCTCGGCTTCGTCCTGGCGCTGGTGATGCACAACGCGATCACGAAGCTGCGCGGCCTGCTGCGCACCGCGATCCTCGTGCCCTACGGCACGATCACCGTGGTCTCCGCCTTCGCGTGGTTCTTCGCCTTCGACATCAACACCGGCTTCGTGAACTCGTGGCTGCCCTTCGTGGAGGACAGCTTCAACTGGTTCGGCTCGGCGGCCCCGGCGCTGACCGTGATCATGCTCAGCGAGATCTGGAAGACCACCCCGTTCATATCCCTGCTGCTGCTGTCCGGCCTCGCACAGGTCCCCGGTGAGCTCACCGAGGCCGCTCGCGTGGACGGCGGGACCCGCTGGGAGATCATGCGCCGCGTGGTCCTGCCGAACATGAAGGCGGCGATCATGGTCGCGGTCCTGTTCCGCGCCCTGGACGCCTTCCGCATCTTCGACAACGTGTTCATCATGACCAACGGCGCCTACGGCACCGAGGTCCTCTCGCTGCTGGCATACCGCACCTCGATCGGCCGGCTCGAGATCGGGATGGGCTCGGCGATCTCCGTGGTGCTGTTCCTGTGCGTGATCGGCATCGCGATCGTCGCGATCAAGGGCTTCAAGGTCGATCTGACCTCGGGGGAGGGACGCTGA
- a CDS encoding extracellular solute-binding protein, with product MSESARPSALRRLCAAGAALALGATLSACGSADSGPPELTWYINPDNGGQAQIAQQCTEEADGAYTITTSLLPRDAASQREQLARRLAAGDRSMDIMSLDPPYIPELAEPGFLAPVPEDLVESSTQDVVEGAVQGATWKDELVAVPFWANTQLLWYRESVAEEAGLDMSQPVTWDQLIEAAETTDSYLGIQGIRAESMTVWVNALMESQGQAIIENPDAPADETQLALDSPAGDEAARIISTIGSEGLAGPGATTQDENVAMAQFQGDQGSFMVNWPFVYTATQTSVEQGSVDQEVLDDMKWTTYPQITEDQESTPPLGGINLGVGASSEHPDLAYEAIRCIASPEKQAQYFLSDGNPPASTTAYDDPEVQDAYPMAPEIRESLERAAPRPQTPYYNEISLGIQQHWTPISDVTESTPAESQEFIQSVLRGEALL from the coding sequence GTGAGCGAATCCGCCCGACCGTCCGCGCTGCGCAGACTGTGCGCAGCCGGCGCCGCCCTCGCGCTGGGGGCGACGCTCTCCGCCTGCGGCTCGGCCGACTCCGGCCCCCCGGAGCTGACCTGGTACATCAACCCCGACAACGGGGGACAGGCGCAGATCGCCCAGCAGTGCACCGAGGAGGCGGACGGCGCGTACACCATCACCACCTCGCTGCTCCCGCGCGACGCCGCCAGCCAGCGCGAGCAGCTGGCCCGCCGCCTGGCCGCCGGCGACCGGTCCATGGACATCATGAGCCTGGACCCGCCCTACATCCCCGAGCTCGCCGAGCCCGGCTTCCTCGCCCCGGTCCCGGAGGACCTCGTCGAGTCCTCCACCCAGGACGTCGTCGAGGGCGCCGTGCAGGGAGCCACCTGGAAGGACGAGCTGGTCGCGGTCCCGTTCTGGGCCAACACCCAGCTGCTGTGGTACCGCGAGTCGGTCGCCGAGGAGGCGGGCCTGGACATGTCCCAGCCCGTCACCTGGGACCAGCTGATCGAGGCCGCGGAGACCACCGACTCCTACCTCGGCATCCAGGGCATCCGCGCTGAGTCCATGACCGTGTGGGTCAACGCCCTCATGGAGTCCCAGGGCCAGGCGATCATCGAGAACCCCGACGCCCCGGCCGACGAGACCCAGCTGGCGCTGGACTCCCCGGCGGGCGACGAGGCCGCGAGGATCATCTCCACCATCGGCTCCGAGGGCCTCGCCGGCCCCGGCGCCACCACCCAGGACGAGAACGTCGCCATGGCCCAGTTCCAGGGCGACCAGGGCTCCTTCATGGTGAACTGGCCGTTCGTCTACACCGCCACCCAGACCTCCGTCGAGCAGGGCAGCGTCGACCAGGAGGTCCTGGACGACATGAAGTGGACGACCTACCCGCAGATTACCGAGGACCAGGAGTCCACACCCCCGCTGGGAGGGATCAACCTCGGCGTCGGCGCGTCGAGCGAGCACCCGGACCTCGCCTACGAGGCGATCCGCTGCATCGCCTCTCCCGAGAAGCAGGCGCAGTACTTCCTCTCGGACGGCAACCCGCCGGCCTCCACCACCGCGTACGACGACCCGGAAGTGCAGGACGCCTACCCCATGGCGCCCGAGATCCGCGAGTCCCTCGAGCGGGCCGCGCCCCGCCCGCAGACCCCGTACTACAACGAGATCTCGCTGGGCATCCAGCAGCACTGGACCCCGATCTCCGACGTCACGGAGTCCACGCCCGCCGAGTCCCAGGAGTTCATCCAGTCCGTGCTCAGAGGGGAGGCCCTGCTGTGA
- a CDS encoding ABC-F family ATP-binding cassette domain-containing protein — MITVHDLAIRVGARLLMSDVSFQVTDGDRVGLVGRNGAGKTTLTKVLSGTLDPTEGSVEVSGELGYLPQDTHSGEDTESVLARILSARGLDGILKRLRRAEQEMGDMNLSEAKRIKAMDRYPRLEAELDAAGGYAAEAEAKRMAANLGLPNRLLEQELGTLSGGQRRRVELARILFSQATTMILDEPTNHLDHDSIVWLREYLMTYRGGLIVISHDVELVEQVVNKVFYLDANRSVIDIYNMGWKQYLRQREDDEKRRKRERSNAEKKATALTAQAEKMRAKATKAVAAQNMLKRAERMLDGVEGERQKDRVASLRFPKPAPCGKTPLMAEDLSKSYGSLEIFTGVDLAIDRGSRVVIIGLNGAGKTTLLRILGGVDQPDTGQIIPGHGLRIGYYAQEHETLDLDRTVLENMMTAAYELPEVEARKILGSFLFTGDDVHKPARVLSGGEKTRLALAALVVSSANVLLLDEPTNNLDPASREEILGALAAFEGAVVLVSHDPGAVAALSPERVLMMPDAVEDLWNAEYQELIELA, encoded by the coding sequence GTGATCACCGTGCACGACCTCGCCATCCGCGTCGGCGCCCGGCTGCTCATGAGCGACGTCTCCTTCCAGGTCACCGACGGGGACCGGGTCGGTCTGGTGGGCCGCAACGGTGCCGGCAAGACGACGCTGACCAAGGTCCTCTCGGGCACCCTGGACCCCACCGAGGGCAGCGTCGAGGTCTCCGGCGAGCTCGGCTACCTCCCGCAGGACACCCACAGCGGCGAGGACACCGAGAGCGTGCTCGCCCGCATCCTCTCCGCCCGCGGGCTCGACGGGATCCTGAAGCGCCTGCGCCGCGCCGAGCAGGAGATGGGCGACATGAACCTCTCCGAGGCCAAGCGCATCAAGGCCATGGACCGCTACCCGCGCCTGGAGGCCGAGCTCGACGCCGCCGGCGGTTACGCGGCCGAGGCCGAGGCCAAGCGGATGGCCGCGAACCTCGGCCTCCCCAACCGCCTCCTCGAGCAGGAGCTCGGCACCCTCTCCGGCGGCCAGCGCCGCCGCGTGGAGCTCGCCCGCATCCTGTTCTCCCAGGCCACGACGATGATCCTGGACGAGCCGACCAACCACCTCGACCACGACTCGATCGTGTGGCTGCGCGAGTACCTCATGACCTACCGCGGCGGCCTGATCGTGATCAGCCACGACGTGGAGCTCGTCGAGCAGGTCGTGAACAAGGTGTTCTACCTCGATGCGAACCGCTCGGTCATCGACATCTACAACATGGGCTGGAAGCAGTACCTGCGCCAGCGCGAGGACGACGAGAAGCGTCGCAAGCGCGAACGTTCCAATGCGGAGAAGAAGGCCACGGCCCTGACCGCCCAGGCCGAGAAGATGCGCGCCAAGGCCACCAAGGCCGTCGCCGCCCAGAACATGCTCAAGCGCGCCGAGCGGATGCTCGACGGCGTGGAGGGGGAGCGGCAGAAGGACCGCGTCGCCTCGCTGCGCTTCCCCAAGCCGGCCCCCTGCGGCAAGACCCCGCTCATGGCCGAGGACCTCTCGAAGTCCTACGGCAGCCTCGAGATCTTCACCGGCGTGGACCTCGCGATCGACCGCGGCTCGCGCGTGGTGATCATCGGCCTGAACGGCGCCGGCAAGACCACCCTGCTGCGCATCCTCGGCGGCGTGGACCAGCCGGACACCGGGCAGATCATCCCTGGTCACGGCCTGCGCATCGGCTACTACGCCCAGGAGCACGAGACCCTCGACCTGGACCGCACGGTCCTGGAGAACATGATGACCGCGGCCTACGAGCTGCCCGAGGTCGAGGCCCGCAAGATCCTGGGCTCCTTCCTGTTCACCGGCGACGACGTCCACAAGCCCGCCCGCGTCCTCTCCGGCGGCGAGAAGACCCGCCTCGCGCTCGCGGCCCTCGTGGTCTCCAGCGCCAACGTGCTGCTGCTGGACGAGCCGACCAACAACCTCGACCCCGCCAGCCGCGAGGAGATCCTCGGCGCGCTCGCGGCCTTCGAGGGCGCGGTCGTGCTGGTCTCCCACGACCCCGGCGCGGTCGCGGCTCTGAGCCCCGAGCGCGTGCTGATGATGCCCGACGCCGTCGAGGACCTCTGGAACGCCGAGTACCAGGAGCTCATCGAGCTCGCCTGA
- the ald gene encoding alanine dehydrogenase → MRIGVPREVKNNENRVGLGAAGVHELVVRGHEVVVETGAGLGSRVTDADYEAAGARILGSADEVWEQAEMIVKVKEPLPEEHGRLRTGQILFTYLHLAADRELTEALLASGTTAVAYETVQLPDRSLPLLAPMSAIAGRLAAQVGAYHLMSPLGGSGVLMGGVPGTSEANVLVVGGGVVGEQAALMAHGLHANVTVMDLNVARLGQIANMHHGGILTRYSTSLDLAEQIERADVVVGSVLIPGKKAPKLVTDEMVARMKPGSVLVDVAIDQGGCFENSRPTTHDDPTFRVHDTVYYCVANMPGSVPVTATAALNNATLPYILKLAGAGWRDALRADPALVAGLHTHEGALTHAGTAEAHGLELTDAAAVVG, encoded by the coding sequence ATGCGCATCGGGGTGCCCCGGGAGGTCAAGAACAACGAGAACCGGGTCGGTCTGGGAGCCGCCGGCGTCCACGAGCTGGTGGTGCGCGGGCACGAGGTCGTCGTGGAGACCGGTGCCGGTCTCGGCTCACGCGTGACCGACGCGGACTACGAGGCCGCGGGCGCGAGGATCCTCGGCTCGGCCGACGAGGTCTGGGAGCAGGCCGAGATGATCGTGAAGGTCAAGGAGCCGCTCCCGGAGGAGCACGGGCGGCTGCGGACGGGGCAGATCCTCTTCACCTACCTGCACCTGGCCGCGGATCGCGAGCTCACCGAGGCGCTGCTCGCGTCGGGCACGACCGCGGTCGCCTACGAGACCGTGCAGCTGCCGGACCGCTCCCTGCCGCTGCTCGCGCCGATGAGCGCGATCGCCGGCCGCCTCGCCGCGCAGGTGGGCGCGTACCACCTGATGTCGCCGCTCGGCGGCTCCGGGGTGCTGATGGGCGGCGTGCCCGGCACCTCCGAGGCGAACGTGCTGGTCGTGGGCGGCGGTGTGGTCGGCGAGCAGGCGGCGCTCATGGCGCACGGCCTCCACGCGAACGTCACCGTCATGGACCTCAACGTCGCGCGGCTCGGGCAGATCGCGAACATGCACCACGGCGGGATCCTCACCCGCTACTCGACCAGCCTCGACCTCGCCGAGCAGATCGAGCGGGCCGACGTCGTGGTCGGTTCCGTGCTGATCCCGGGCAAGAAGGCGCCAAAGCTCGTCACCGACGAGATGGTCGCGCGAATGAAGCCGGGCTCGGTGCTGGTGGACGTCGCGATCGACCAGGGCGGCTGCTTCGAGAACTCCCGCCCCACCACGCACGACGACCCCACCTTCCGGGTGCACGACACCGTCTACTACTGTGTGGCGAACATGCCCGGCTCGGTGCCGGTCACCGCGACCGCAGCGCTGAACAACGCGACCCTCCCCTACATCCTGAAGCTCGCCGGGGCCGGGTGGCGTGACGCGCTGCGGGCCGATCCGGCGCTCGTCGCGGGCCTGCACACCCACGAGGGCGCGCTGACCCACGCCGGCACCGCCGAGGCGCACGGGCTCGAGCTCACCGACGCCGCCGCCGTCGTCGGCTGA
- a CDS encoding metal-sulfur cluster assembly factor, with protein MTDQTTPASTVGVEDVLEAMKDVIDPELGINVVDLGLVYGVTVEDGNAVIDMTLTSAACPLTDMLEEQTFAVLDPITESHRINWVWMPPWGMEKITDDGREQLRAIGFNL; from the coding sequence ATGACCGACCAGACCACCCCCGCCTCGACCGTCGGCGTCGAGGACGTGCTCGAGGCGATGAAGGACGTGATCGACCCCGAGCTCGGGATCAACGTCGTCGACCTCGGCCTCGTCTACGGCGTCACCGTCGAGGACGGCAACGCCGTCATCGACATGACGCTCACCTCTGCGGCCTGCCCGCTCACCGACATGCTCGAGGAGCAGACCTTCGCGGTGCTGGACCCCATCACCGAGTCCCACCGGATCAACTGGGTGTGGATGCCGCCGTGGGGCATGGAGAAGATCACCGATGACGGCCGCGAGCAGCTGCGCGCCATCGGGTTCAACCTCTGA
- the sufC gene encoding Fe-S cluster assembly ATPase SufC, whose protein sequence is MSILEIKNLHATVETPEGTKEILKGVDLTIRSGETHAIMGPNGSGKSTLAYAIAGHPKYEITGGELLLDGEDVLEMSVDERARAGLFLAMQYPVEVPGVTVSNFLRTAKTAVDGEAPALRTWVKDVKGAMDDLKMDPVFAERNVNEGFSGGEKKRHEILQMQLLKPGIAILDETDSGLDVDALRIVSDGINRAKENTEVGIMLITHYTRILQYVKPDFVHVFVNGKVAEQGGPELAERLENEGYDRFLTGAQA, encoded by the coding sequence ATGTCGATCCTGGAGATCAAGAACCTCCACGCCACCGTCGAGACCCCTGAGGGCACCAAGGAGATCCTCAAGGGTGTCGACCTCACCATCCGCTCCGGCGAGACCCACGCGATCATGGGCCCCAACGGCTCGGGCAAGTCCACCCTCGCCTACGCCATCGCCGGCCACCCCAAGTACGAGATCACCGGCGGCGAGCTGCTGCTGGACGGCGAGGACGTCCTGGAGATGAGCGTGGACGAGCGCGCCCGCGCCGGCCTCTTCCTCGCCATGCAGTACCCGGTCGAGGTCCCGGGCGTGACCGTCTCGAACTTCCTGCGCACCGCCAAGACCGCGGTCGACGGCGAGGCCCCCGCGCTGCGCACCTGGGTCAAGGACGTCAAGGGCGCCATGGACGACCTGAAGATGGATCCCGTCTTCGCCGAGCGCAACGTCAACGAGGGCTTCTCCGGCGGCGAGAAGAAGCGCCACGAGATCCTCCAGATGCAGCTGCTCAAGCCCGGCATCGCCATCCTCGACGAGACCGACTCCGGCCTCGACGTCGACGCGCTGCGCATCGTCTCCGACGGCATCAACCGCGCCAAGGAGAACACCGAGGTGGGCATCATGCTGATCACCCACTACACCCGCATCCTGCAGTACGTGAAGCCGGACTTCGTCCACGTCTTCGTCAACGGCAAGGTCGCGGAGCAGGGCGGCCCCGAGCTGGCCGAGCGCCTCGAGAACGAGGGCTACGACCGCTTCCTGACCGGCGCCCAGGCCTGA
- a CDS encoding non-heme iron oxygenase ferredoxin subunit — protein sequence MPDAFVPVAALADLDPGTALDVVAGGIEIALVRDADGGVHALEDLCSHDEIALSDGDVEGCTIECWKHGSQFDLVTGRPLQLPAVRPVRVFPVRIDEGSGEILVDPTAAPAT from the coding sequence ATGCCGGACGCCTTCGTCCCCGTCGCCGCCCTGGCGGACCTCGACCCCGGCACGGCGCTCGACGTCGTCGCCGGGGGCATCGAGATCGCCCTGGTGCGCGACGCGGACGGCGGCGTCCACGCCCTCGAGGACCTCTGCTCGCACGACGAGATCGCGCTGAGCGACGGCGACGTCGAGGGCTGCACCATCGAATGCTGGAAGCACGGCAGCCAGTTCGACCTGGTCACGGGTCGACCCCTGCAGCTGCCGGCCGTCCGTCCCGTGCGGGTGTTCCCCGTGCGGATCGACGAGGGCAGCGGCGAGATCCTGGTGGATCCGACCGCCGCCCCCGCCACCTGA
- the sufD gene encoding Fe-S cluster assembly protein SufD produces the protein MTTTDVKGAESLGDPTANENVGHAAGAAPVAAQTALEGVETAAAPELEDEAIALPGDAPSARAALNRGARLRSFEIGDHTRPKSDIEEWRFTPLRRFAPLFEDVATDDREGDAALDYAVTVPEGAPEASTLAPGQAPRGTTLVPEDLPAAIASARTEQALHLVAAKNAAYEQPFRVDVTGRGADRRGNAHLVLETQESSSATFVLNHTGSAQYAQNVELVVGDNSQMTVIALQDWDDDALHIATHHAKLGRDAKLKHIVVSLGGSAVRVSAIGEFSAPGAELENLGLYFSDEDQYLEHRLFVDHAAPNCSSDVAYKGALQGRKARSVWVGDVLIRKEAEGTNTYELNRNLVLTEGARADSVPNLEIETGEIEGAGHAAATGRFDDEQLFYLRARGIPEAEARRLVVRGFFAELIQKIDVPEIREHLFESIENELARSMN, from the coding sequence ATGACGACCACTGATGTGAAGGGTGCCGAGTCCCTCGGGGACCCGACGGCCAATGAGAACGTCGGCCACGCCGCGGGCGCCGCGCCCGTGGCCGCCCAGACCGCCCTGGAGGGCGTCGAGACCGCCGCCGCTCCCGAGCTCGAGGACGAGGCGATCGCCCTGCCGGGCGATGCCCCGTCGGCCCGCGCCGCGCTGAACCGCGGCGCCCGCCTGCGCTCGTTCGAGATCGGCGACCACACGCGCCCCAAGAGCGACATCGAGGAGTGGCGCTTCACCCCGCTGCGCCGCTTCGCGCCGCTGTTCGAGGACGTCGCCACCGACGACCGCGAGGGCGATGCCGCGCTGGACTACGCCGTCACCGTCCCCGAGGGCGCCCCCGAGGCCTCAACCCTCGCGCCCGGTCAGGCGCCCCGCGGCACCACCCTGGTACCCGAGGACCTGCCCGCCGCGATCGCGTCGGCCCGCACCGAGCAGGCGCTGCACCTGGTGGCCGCGAAGAACGCCGCGTACGAGCAGCCGTTCCGCGTGGACGTCACCGGTCGCGGCGCGGACCGCCGCGGCAACGCGCACCTCGTGCTGGAGACCCAGGAGTCCTCGAGCGCGACCTTCGTGCTGAACCACACCGGCTCCGCGCAGTACGCGCAGAACGTCGAGCTCGTGGTCGGCGACAACTCGCAGATGACCGTCATCGCCCTGCAGGACTGGGACGACGACGCGCTGCACATCGCCACCCACCACGCGAAGCTCGGCCGGGACGCGAAGCTCAAGCACATCGTCGTCTCGCTGGGCGGCAGCGCCGTGCGCGTCAGCGCCATCGGCGAGTTCTCCGCCCCCGGCGCCGAGCTCGAGAACCTGGGCCTGTACTTCTCCGACGAGGACCAGTACCTCGAGCACCGGCTCTTCGTGGACCACGCCGCCCCGAACTGCTCCTCGGACGTCGCCTACAAGGGCGCGCTCCAGGGCAGAAAGGCGCGCTCCGTGTGGGTCGGCGACGTGCTGATCCGCAAGGAGGCCGAGGGCACCAACACCTACGAGCTCAACCGCAACCTCGTCCTCACCGAGGGCGCCCGCGCGGACTCCGTGCCGAACCTCGAGATCGAGACCGGCGAGATCGAGGGCGCCGGCCATGCCGCCGCCACCGGTCGCTTCGACGACGAGCAGCTGTTCTACCTGCGCGCCCGGGGCATCCCCGAGGCCGAGGCGCGGCGGCTCGTGGTGCGCGGCTTCTTCGCTGAGCTGATCCAGAAGATCGACGTCCCGGAGATCCGCGAGCACCTCTTCGAGTCCATCGAGAACGAGCTCGCCCGGAGCATGAACTGA